Part of the Syntrophales bacterium genome, AATGGGAGCCAGCTCAACGATGTCGAAACCCCGTATCTTGCAGTTGTTAGAGACCTCTTTGATAAGGCGGGTAAGGTCATTCCAGCAAACCCCTCCTGGCTCAGGAGTGCCAACTGCCGGCATAATAGACGGGTCGAGCACATCAAGATCTATGGTCAGATAGACATCTTTCGACAGGTTTTTGCATATTTCCCTTTCCAATAGGGGATTTTCGTGGAGAAAGTCCGGGGGAAATATTTTAATCCCGTTTTCTTTTATAAAAGTTGCCTCCTCGGCACTCATACTTCTAATTCCCACCTGAACGACAGGACATATCTCAGATATTCTGCGGCTGACGCAGGCATGACTGAAAGGTGTACCCTGGTATGAATTCCTCATATCGGCATGGGCATCAAGATGAAGTACAGAGAGAGTTGGATATTTTTCCTTCATTGCCTGAACGGAACCAAGCGAAATGCTGTGTTCTCCCCCGATGATAACGGGTATCTTATCAAAAGAAAGGATGTAGGCGATCCTTTCGCGAACGGTCTCAATCATTTTTTCCGGTCCCCCTGCTTCCACTTCGAGAGGGGACAGTGTATGGATCCCCGAAAGATAAGTTTCCACACGAAGTTCTTCATCATAAAGCTCCATTTGACATGAAGCATCGATGATGGCTGAGGGCCCGTTTCTCGCCCCGGCCTGATAGCTTGTGGTTAAATCGTAAGGAACCGGGACTACAACAAAGGTAGCATTTTCGAAGGAAGAATATTCCGAATATAACCCGCCAAAATCCATATCCTATTAACTCCAGGAAATATGGAAATGTAGCTACCATATATGACGATATCTGTCCATGTTTTGTTATTCAGTGCCCGAACAAATGTTTATGATTTGTATAAAGTAAGCATGAAGTCGCCATTATCATACAAAATATACGAATAATGGCTGATCCAGTCACCCAGAACAGCGAATGTCTTTTTCCTGCCATCTATCACATAGTGCTCAATGATGGGTTGATGACAATGCCCGAGAATAACGGCGTCAAAACCCTCACTGAATTTTTTCATGGAAAATGCCTTCATTTTATCGGCAAGTCCTTCAGGCGGCCGGGCCAGATGATCTTTGCTCGTCTTAGAGCTAATC contains:
- the speB gene encoding agmatinase, encoding MDFGGLYSEYSSFENATFVVVPVPYDLTTSYQAGARNGPSAIIDASCQMELYDEELRVETYLSGIHTLSPLEVEAGGPEKMIETVRERIAYILSFDKIPVIIGGEHSISLGSVQAMKEKYPTLSVLHLDAHADMRNSYQGTPFSHACVSRRISEICPVVQVGIRSMSAEEATFIKENGIKIFPPDFLHENPLLEREICKNLSKDVYLTIDLDVLDPSIMPAVGTPEPGGVCWNDLTRLIKEVSNNCKIRGFDIVELAPIPGMVAPDYTAAKLTYRVMGYINSRQ